The Oncorhynchus tshawytscha isolate Ot180627B linkage group LG12, Otsh_v2.0, whole genome shotgun sequence genome includes a window with the following:
- the LOC112263429 gene encoding centrosome-associated protein 350 isoform X3, producing MIYNPEAPGYIIDEESVRVYGRIMHQLTSEILHGVLTNHFGITRSMWQTKNILSSLLSSRIFLTDLKAAVKSEVQKELNLERTDLQMKEILLTLCKYRSTKRDRVDYILIQELHKEELQWVDYSADQITVKMKLSEEIFSLLLEDTISVLKHMYMTPSF from the exons ATGATTTACAACCCAGAAGCACCAGGCTATATCATTGACGAAGAGAGTGTCAGAGTTTACGGACGG ATCATGCACCAACTCACCTCTGAGATTCTTCATGGGGTGTTGACCAATCACTTTGGGATTACAAGATCTATGTGGCAGACAAAAAATATACTCTCAAGTCTCCTATCAAGTAGAATCTTTCTCACCGACCTGAAG GCTGCTGTTAAATCTGAGGTGCAGAAAGAGCTCAACTTGGAACGGACGGACCTTCAGATGAAAGAGATTCTCCTGACGTTGTGCAAATACAGGAGTACAAAGCGAGACAGAGTAGACTACATTCTG ATCCAAGAGCTTCACAAAGAAGAACTTCAGTGGGTGGACTACAGCGCTGACCAGATTACTGTGAAGATGAAACTGTCTGAGGAGATTTTCAGTCTTCTCCTAGAGGACACTATATCAGTTCTCAAACACATGTACATGACACCATCCTTTTGA